The Panicum virgatum strain AP13 chromosome 3N, P.virgatum_v5, whole genome shotgun sequence genome includes the window ATACAACTTGTCATACGCACTAGAAAAAGAGAGGCTTGAATTAGAAAAAAGAAGGGCTGAAGCTGAAGAAGTGATGGCTGCAAATGAGGCCAGAAGTCTGGATATAAAGGAACATGAATTACAGTACAAGGAAAATGAACTGCAGCACAAGAGAATGTTAGACGAAGAGAGAATTATGACAATGGATACTTCTTCCATGCCTACTCAGCTCCAAGAATATTACAAGACCATACAAGATGAGATCATCGCTCGTCGTTTAGCAAAAAAGTAGCTCCGGTGGACAGGTTCATTTCCTACATCTTTATCTGCCTACATTCCTCATCTATGACTTCCCTGCCTCTCCTACAATAGGAGCTATATATTGTCTTAATTACTGATTTTATTAATTTCAGTCCAGCACCTTGGAAGATCATGCTAATGTTTCGATATAATTTCACTGTGGTCTACAAGAGCGGTCTACAAGAGCatacaaatgaagatgttgacaTGTTATCATTGCCATGTGtcatttttatttttcagaTTAGTTTGTCTCCAATTGAACTTCAATATCATTTCCTTTGAGTTTCCATGTGTCAGCACTGCTTGATGGTTGTGAGTTGAACACTTGTTTTAGTTCCCTATTGAACTACAATATTTTTTTACTTTCCATGTCCATGTCATTATTGCAAGCTGGTTGTGGGAATGTTACACAAATGTATCGCTTGTGTGTGTGTTGTGAACCTATTGATGTGACATGGTCTCACAGATCAAATTCTATTATTGAAAGCAAGCTGCCCCATTGTTCTATTTATTTATTCTGAAGGCCACACTTTGTTGAAAAAATACAATATTTCTcataaagaaaaacttcactaTTCTTAGCAGAAGTGCATATCAACAAATTAAACTTAATATTGATCCGGATGATGTTGCCATAGGTGCTCCACCAAGTCTTCTTATAACTGACGGTGAGTTTCGTTGTTCCTGATATTCTTGTGCATCTGAATAAATTCTTCAAGATCAGTAATATGCTCATGGGAAGGCATAACATTTTCTCCACCGTAGTCGAAACGTTCCTCCGGATCCACTTCTCCCTCATCTTCAATAATCATATTATGCATGATGACACAAGCTTTCATGATGTCTCCTAGTGTCTCTTCATCCCAAAATCGTGCTGGACCACGAACAATTGCAAAACGGGATTGCAAAACTCCAAAGGTGCGTTCCACATCCTTTCTTATTGCTTCCTGTGCTTTAGCAAAATATTTTCTCTTATTGCCTTGGGGTTGTTGTATGGTCTTCACTAATGTGGCCCAAGATGGGTATATGCTGTCGGCAAAATAGTAACCCATTGTATAATCGTGACCATTTATGCTATAATTCACTTGAGGAGCTTTGCCTTCAGCTAGCTTTGCAAAAAGTGGAGATCGGTGAAGAACGTTGATATCATTATGAGACCCAGGTAAACCAAAAGAGGCATGCCAAATCCAGAGATCCTTGGATGCAACAGCTTCCAAAATTATTGTaggttcatgcatgtgtcctgAGTACATACCTTGCCATGCCGAAGGGCAATTCTTCCACTTCCAATGCATGCAATCTATTGAACCTAGCATACCAGGAAAACCTCTTTCCTCTCCAAGTGCAATCAATCGAGCTGTATCATTCTCATTAGGTGATCTCAAGTACCGATCTTCAAAAACTTCAATAATTGCACTGACAAACCTTCTTAGACTCTCTATGGTAGTACTTTCTGCAATACGAACAAACTCATCCGTAGCATCTGCCGGTACTCCATATGTTAGCATACGGAATGATGCAGTTATTTTCTGGAAGCAACTTAATCCAATTGTATTGGCTGCATTTCTCTTCTGCACGAAGTACTCATCATGATCTTCTACGGCATGCATTATGCGTAAAAATAGATCCCGATTCATTCTATACCTGCAAGACAAGAAAAATAAGACATCTATATTGTTATGTACATCAAAGATTAACATAACCATTCAAATACACACGAACCTCCGTCGGAATAGAGTTGGTCCATATGTAGGATCATCCGCCAAATAATATTGATACATTCTCAAGTGCCCCCCTTCTCTGTCTCGATAAAGAACTGCATGTCCGGGGACAGAACCACCATGTTTTGGTGCACACTGAGAATGTCTTTGCACAATTTCAGCAGCAGAAAGAATGAGTTCGTCCTCATCATCCGATGATGAATCATCTAATAAACTTTGCAACAGAGATGGACGGCGACTCATCTGGCGAGATTCCCCTGGCTTGGGCCTTGCGCCCCTACCTTCTTCGATGATGATGTGCGTAGCTAGCAGCAGTCCTGATCTGGCCAATTAATCTACTGACTAATAGATCCTACAGCATCTACAGGACCAAAGCTTTGCGGCACATTCTGGAGGGC containing:
- the LOC120667391 gene encoding putative nuclease HARBI1, whose translation is MSRRPSLLQSLLDDSSSDDEDELILSAAEIVQRHSQCAPKHGGSVPGHAVLYRDREGGHLRMYQYYLADDPTYGPTLFRRRMNRDLFLRIMHAVEDHDEYFVQKRNAANTIGLSCFQKITASFRMLTYGVPADATDEFVRIAESTTIESLRRFVSAIIEVFEDRYLRSPNENDTARLIALGEERGFPGMLGSIDCMHWKWKNCPSAWQGMYSGHMHEPTIILEAVASKDLWIWHASFGLPGSHNDINVLHRSPLFAKLAEGKAPQVNYSINGHDYTMGYYFADSIYPSWATLVKTIQQPQGNKRKYFAKAQEAIRKDVERTFGVLQSRFAIVRGPARFWDEETLGDIMKACVIMHNMIIEDEGEVDPEERFDYGGENVMPSHEHITDLEEFIQMHKNIRNNETHRQL
- the LOC120667613 gene encoding uncharacterized protein LOC120667613, with product MGAAAAAALVIIEISEETKTTICGQKKRESDAEKERKKDERYNLSYALEKERLELEKRRAEAEEVMAANEARSLDIKEHELQYKENELQHKRMLDEERIMTMDTSSMPTQLQEYYKTIQDEIIARRLAKK